The following proteins come from a genomic window of Oricola thermophila:
- a CDS encoding spermidine synthase: protein MSKLFEEIDYCPTPIGPVILRRRRVLALGEDVYEILLGEEHLMSSLFTVSEIALARLGLAPLAGREIDVLVGGLGLGYTARAVLEHDNVRSLVVVEMLEPVIDWHERGLLPLDPPLSADPRCRFVRGDFFALSASADGFDPDRPRRRFDAILIDIDHAPDRLLDGRSGSFYSREGFERLSAHLHPGGIMGLWSDDRADEAFVARLAGVFDEVRAEPVTFRNPLQEDREFTQTVYVARKSA, encoded by the coding sequence ATGAGCAAGCTTTTCGAGGAAATCGACTATTGTCCGACGCCGATCGGTCCGGTCATCCTGCGCCGCCGCCGCGTCCTTGCGCTGGGCGAGGATGTCTACGAGATCCTGCTCGGCGAGGAGCACCTCATGTCGAGCCTGTTCACCGTGTCGGAGATCGCGCTGGCGCGGCTGGGCCTCGCGCCCCTTGCAGGCCGCGAGATCGATGTCCTCGTCGGCGGACTTGGCCTCGGCTATACCGCGCGGGCCGTGCTCGAACACGACAATGTCCGCTCTCTGGTCGTTGTCGAGATGCTCGAACCGGTGATCGACTGGCACGAACGGGGCCTTTTGCCCCTCGATCCGCCCCTGTCGGCCGATCCGCGCTGCCGGTTCGTGCGCGGCGATTTCTTCGCCCTGTCGGCGTCGGCGGACGGCTTCGATCCGGATAGGCCGCGCCGCCGCTTCGATGCGATCCTGATCGACATCGATCACGCGCCCGACCGGCTGCTCGACGGGCGCAGCGGCAGCTTCTACAGCCGCGAGGGTTTCGAACGCCTGTCTGCGCACTTGCATCCGGGCGGGATCATGGGCCTGTGGTCCGACGACCGGGCAGACGAGGCTTTCGTGGCGCGCCTTGCGGGCGTGTTCGACGAGGTCCGTGCCGAGCCCGTCACCTTCCGCAATCCCCTTCAGGAAGATCGCGAGTTCACCCAGACGGTCTACGTCGCGCGCAAATCCGCCTGA